From the genome of Malus sylvestris chromosome 13, drMalSylv7.2, whole genome shotgun sequence:
ATCGATTCTTTTAATGATCAAAACGATCTGATGTGTCTAAGACTTATCTTGTCTTCCTTTCTGAATCTTactgatgtgagaattacttgacacacaaattaaaccctctttttgacaattgtggtatagatgtaagtagggtatcgttctaggccggggattaggagggattgctaatctattctaaattaatttaaaaatattaaataagactcaaggacacaaaactaggctaaaaactctaataactcgaaacacatttaaaatgactcaaaataatgaaaacaattaaattaaacactaggaactgaaatggacggaaattaaattaaaagactaacaataaagaaaactaaataaataatataatttaataatggatgggtgtttggttttgatgaaaagtaaattaaacttaattaaattacagaattgacaaaaacataaaattaaggtaaaatgataaatgacggactagctagagggttcttctccacacatgacacataagcaacctaaattgattttcagttgttctttcaataaattgtgaatctcaatactccagattaaccgtgaacagcacttttttaatcttcaagttttccttaagttattgaattggacggaaaaacgcatacaacaattcaaaacattcttcaaaagtcccctacgtgaaaagcacaatagagatacaatcaaagatcattaaactttgtgaaaactataagcattgacgaggcattcgtaactatgaaaagcatgatactcttgccaagaatttacttaacgtgattgtgactagcaacctttactacttgtgaaaataagttcataacgattaggtgaaattcacttatattctagcatcaaattcatgcatgtaaattaagcgtgcactctcaaccaacatacacaaatcagtttttatacgaacggataagtaaattgaaatcacaacttatgaaatcacaaccgaaggtaatcaattcatattacaaatatattcatggctttgaattaacctctagccaaaataaatttaattacacattattaaaacaaaaataaaatagaagtttgaaaagatttaaccgagagaaaTGGAGTGAAGCCTCTAATTTTCTTCTCACTGTGCCCGTCAGTCTCCCTTCTCCCCGTGTCTATCTCCTCTCCTGCCTCTGCGAGCTGACCTCCtgacctctctccctctccacgtCTGCGAGCTTCACGCTTCCCTTCTCTCCGTAgcttcacgctgcccaaagggcagccctcTGCCTTCCACCAATTCCCCTCCAACGTGTCTCCCTTtccctctttttatttttccatttccTGTCATCCACGccagctgccaaaggcagctttcTGTTTTCCTCTCTGGCAGCCTTGCTGCCCTTTGACCTCTGTCCCCTGCGCCAGTCTCTCCAgctatatttttatttctttttcttccgcCCTCGTGCTTCTTGCTTTCCCCTCTATTTCTTTCACTCTCTCACACGCTGCCAAGGCAGCTTTTTCCAATCTGTCCCCGCGTCACTCCCTGCTCCGTTTCTGCCTGGCGTGCTTCATGATTTCCCCTCTGGCGCACTCTCACCTCTCCACTTCCTTGGATTCTTTTcactgtttttttatttttttaatttcctttttcttaGCTGCCCCAGCAGCTCCCAATCCTTTTCCCTATTTTATTCTTATTCCCCTTCTTCTATCACCCCCGTGTCTCACGCTACCATGTCTCTCCGTTCCACCTTcccatattttattttctttctctgGCAGCCTCTTttgattcttctttattttttcctttttttaaccTGATAGGTTAAACTTTGACGAATGAAGATGTGCAAGTGAGAATATAGTTAATAAGGTATAAACTGCATGAGTCACTCAAATCAATATGAAAAGGGAACAAAACCTAATATGCCAGCGAATGGATAGTCCCACAAAGAGAATATACTTATTTAACAGGTCAGGACTTGAAAGACTTATTCGCCACATCaccataaaatttcacttgttctatttttattttctttgcataacaaatcctataaacacaaaaataacgtaaatagctcaaaaatataaggaactaactaagaaaagacgagtgaattcgaagtaaaaatatatataaatatgatctgaTCACTTACTATTTCTGTTCATGGtgaaatttccaaaaatatcaaaccatttaCCTTACACACTCGATTAGTGGCATATCCATCTGTTAGTCTCTTTTGCCATTCCTGGCTACCTTCAGGTTAAACTTAATCCCCTGAATACTCTGAGGAGACTCATCCATAGTCTCAGGGTAtactaaaactctttcttgATCGAATCTTTCTCTACCCAGAAACATTCCATTCACAAGTCATCAAAAACCGACTCACATGACACATTTCATGATCCTTATGGCGTTACTTCGGAAACTGCACAACCAACATACTTAAGAAACTCAGCAGTTCTGTAAACCAATTCTCttttccataaaacaaataagtaCCGTTGTCCTGTCTGGGAAAAAGTTATTACTCAATACTGGAGTAAATATACTAACTTGTTACGTTGCCCAACCATCACTTCACATTCGATCATAACCATCCTATGTACAAGGAAACTTGTACACATAATCCAAAGTAATATCTTTCCATTTCCACTGCGAAATAGAAAATAGTTATCTCAATCCAAAGGTTTATCTCTTTCTGCCTCAATCTGCTGACCCAATAAAactgtcgaatggtatgataaatCTTATTACTTTTGGAATATTGCAGAAGTTGAACAGTGAACTTCGTCAAAATTTGCTTGCTTTAAATCCTCAGCATTAGGCAcatactttttgttttcttgtatccACATACCATTTGATTCACGAATCATGTACtcattctttttcccttctttctctGCCTTGGTTAATTCTTAAATTTCCTCGTCAAACATTTAAATTTCGAGTACAACCTTACCAAACAGGCCTAACTTGAAATTTaacaagtataacttcttctcgatcttccattcttaatttttcttccgTTGGTTTTCAATCCACAAGATGATACTCTTGGCCAACGTACCAGATATTAATCTTACTGTAGTCTTCTCACCAAGTGCTTCAGCTAGAACAAACTTTACGATCACCCTGATCGTACAATCATGTTCATTAAGCAATACAATTCACTTTCGCTGcctcatatcaaaatccttccaagtaatggatattgaagactttttggattcgtaaaaatcttgcattcttaCCAAATATAATGCCTTCATAACTTCACAGCAAAAATGGTAATCATGACTTCCAAGTCACccgtagggtaattcatctcatgaggttcCATTTATCGTGAAATGTATGCAATCACCTtaacatttgcatcaacatgcctccaataccattcaagaaacatcactaaaaatttatgattaccactattctctgggaataccaaaatacgtgcatgagtgaggaaatacttcagttgttgaatcctttgctcacaatttccttcccactcatacataacctcttttctcaacagtctcgtcaatgacaaagcaatgactgaaaaatctttcacaaccatccaagatAGCCTGGTAAGCTAAGAAATTCCGAATCTCAATTACAACTCGTGATTGTTCCAATTCCTCAATTTCTGCTAtcttttaaggattcacttgaataccttaagaatATATAACAAATCTCAGAATGCCACCTGATTCATCTAACTTTAGCATTTGCTacttagcatacaaccaacgttctctcaatctttgcttcaccgacttaatacgtttacatgctctgctctggctcagaatatgccagaatatcttcaatgaaaatgatatcaatttatcaaggcattattggaatacttcatccatcaactcataaaacagcatgagtatccatatagcatcaccatggataacggttctcaatcgttacccgactccattgtctataatcaatgaacagtctcaagatccattttcttcctcaccaacaaactggggctcctcaaaagtgttgtactaggttgaataaaacttttatcaaccaattccctcaactgaatttccaattcccttaactcatcttgaaccaatctttaacataaatttatacctggcaacaattcaatagtgaacctcatatctctgcctgaaggcaatccaggtatactttcaaggaagacatcaagaaaagtctaaccCCTTTAACATCCTTCACACTACTCCGAGCAACATCATTTAGCATCACATGAGCTAAGTATTTTTGGGCAGCCTTtcaaaacaatctctttgctttcacaGCATAAATAATGGCTGAACTCACTTCACTTtgcatacttacaaaagtaatctctggtcatctagatcgatggaaagtactggtttcccgtaacattccgtcttgtcacaattataaccaaccaatctAATGGAAATAATTTAACCGACACAATACATACTCTATTACTACTAAGCATTCTGAataagtacaatactaacataaaataacctaccggtttgcttgcttaacgaatccacgaataagttattaatattacggtctgcagcccgcaatactgataaatcatcgttgtctcgataagtaggcaaccactctcaaagatataacattactattttgtcactcaatgcaaaatacatacactcgtctcaactacatttatttactactctcaaggtaataacatacataataagaaatatatcagccgaagtcaactagaatgaccaatacggctgattcaactcttatctcaataatacatcggccggatccactccgcgtggtcggtacaaccgagcctataactcaccaatttctcatgtgtcaatcgaatccacttctcatggtctgtacggctgaacatataactcatcaaatctctctgtactcacggtcaatccgaccaaactactaaatccataactctgctgaatcaacactatgatatcatggaaaattgttgagtacaactgattctagggacgattcacaattctgtgtcccctctgttcacataaacacattcattaatttcacatttcccaaagtgttaattttgtacctgcTGCACCAAGGTACATTTCCCttactcgagacaccttgtctcTAAAATCtgggattaccagtatatccatcaATTCGCCTCTGACCAGTGGCGTTAAAACCTCTGCTGGAAgaattaactctagcttcacttctttTTAAACTCTGAATCCTTCGATATTCTTGATAtgacgaatcattaactttatcgtcttcttttaattcccaatcttttcttattcttctttattctcgttgctcatgttctcagagtcctcaagacTCAACAGCATCTCGTATATTCCTGGTAAGAAGTACAATGGATAGtggtcacccaaaataccacttccctttttgccacccagcttaaaacaacataacacctccaccaaattaacaacaatatctggatggaacgaggcaagtctgaaaactttctataatatccctcgatcatcaccttccttgtctcatatttgtaaactcttgtttactaccatcgataaatgccagagggataaacttttccttaaacaagtccttaaacaattttaaatcggctgattcctctggtgacaacaattaacaatcctgtttccaccaggatacaaattcatactcaaaaccaggtagtcgtctcgaccccctgtcagaaggaagattcctttgacttgcataatctgaaacatcttttccaaatggttaaaccgttacttcgttccctcaggttcatcatttcataaggtgattcaaattcaactcataaccCGTCTTAAAATGTCCCTTTTTATAATAGACTGAATCACCATAATAATAGTTTCCCCTAAACCGCTatattagggagactaaattcctCTAACTAAGTGGCttgctacgaggcggtgtagttctgacagaattcactagaaCTTCTTAAAatgtccaagattgcaaccatgctctgatactaactgacacaccccgtcccgaaggagggcatgctggccgtcacgtgagagtgacgtaaccatttgcacagtacggaagctttaagatacaatttataagttgatacacccgaaggtgagtcctaattttgtccaatctgtcagaacaccgtcgaattcctcgtagtcaccacacctttgtgattcctgaacctggaggggcgcaaaaccaaaattgagtgggtcagtaaaacaattcttttccaaatccaaacatttctcaaaacgttgtaacccctctccgtaaaacttgtatactttcccagaaatgtaaaatataaatatacatatatattctcaaaacttcatttttactatctcaactttatctctttatcaatcatgccatgccatgtctaattcaacagttaagtatggatgcatcaacaataatcatatcaggtgcaagaaagtaatcaaccggaggccctctaatagcctgtacggttgaacctagagctcaaaatctatcactctcactctaccagagtcacctctgtgacctgtccggccttctgcacacaagttacgctctagtgctttctcataaatcatctgtgcacgtaatctaaggtcacccaccagtcgaaatctcactaacactcttcgactggcccgtcgcacccactccgcgtggactgtgcgaccagcatctacttggatccaaggcgagcgtgcgatgcggtgaatactataagcactaaaccatggtgcaggatttgagctcaatatatatcaacatcatcataacagtatttaaatactcacctgatactcacctgtgcgtccgccgcaccaattcatacatatgcatcatatttcaattcatatcatttcatgcatggcaattcgattcacatttctatatacttttcatatactttCATGCATGacatttcaactaatatatctcatatacttttatacattttcattaaaagcataatttcatgcattttcaatttctgggaaacggcaagtatatatgtatacggaaaacaaaactgcccactcacctggagttcgccctacaactccctagcacaatacgccaaggcgtcatgacgatcgccgcctagaacagtaatcaaatccaacctcagaattcatatcgatagaatgtataacttatataaaatacgtcactacgttgatcgatccggaagatctgccactcagattttaaatccataacttccagaggtccacaatatatctctaggataacatcctaaaatttcactaccatccaacggtcggatctccgtcaatttccaaaactaagtgacggttaacattttattttatgaacttacaattccaattccggaagatccgtaactcggattcccaatccgtaagttccaataatcctcaaatattacgtattacaacgtatcaaagtttggtaatgatccaacggtcggatcgtcaattcatattttcacctaaatgcaaaaactataaaacgttatttgaacacctaaccaacaatccttaataactttctcatacggtgctcaatttgggtatatgaatataccacagtgatctactcgacgtcacggacgtcgacatatttttaaaataatttgttACTGttgcacgcgcccccacgcgccaaggaaggcacgggtccacgcgcccccacgcgcaccttcttcttccttgggtcgccggactggtttttccggcggccgtttttcaaattgccatagctttgtcatttctcaacgaaatcaagtgattcaaaaacgaaagttgtagcccttgacgatacaaagagaatgataccttgcacaacacctagttcgccgtggtttggccggaaactgcctcgaaagcctcggaggtcgccggaaactgggtatttttcaaatgagtataacttcttcaatacgcaacgaaattgagtgaaacaaaaaggaacgTTGTAGTaattgacgagacgaagagattgatacctacctcgactcctaactcgccggggattcgccggaaaacgcctcgaaagctccggccaaagtttgaacttgtcgatctctgtgttcttacgtccaaaaacttccaacaaagcactccgagctttcttgggacctcactaagcttcctacaagctttttttagcctaaaacgtaaccatttaaaagatcatgaacagtgctcttcacgggaactttgaaactagggttttccgaagcaaaacttacctgaaatggataccatcgtGATCGTGAAGTCTTCAGGGTTCCAATGGTGGTCTTAGATTCGTcgttggtatagatttagggtggttttgtggtggtccgtgtgagttcgaaggagagggagagagaactgagagtttcgtgagggaggagagagagagagacaaggtACGGGAATTAGGGAAGGTTTTGAGgtgtggggatcccacgtgtCCAACTCAATCCAAATTGTTAAATTTTCACCCCTTAGTTCCgtttaagggcattttcgtcttttcacgtcctcggaattaaaattccgggacgggctgtgacatataCACTATAactattgtattttatggtaagtttttttagtagtttgaaaaattaaaatcatcaaaataacttttttcttaacgggcTACGTGCGTGTCACCCTTGTGTAAACCTGCTCAAGTCCTGTCATTAACAGGTTCGTATCGTATTGACTCAAAATCtattattttcgtgtcatttacGTGTTGTGTAAATAAGTTTTGTAAGAAATTGTCAGGTATAATAATATGAAGAATGGATGATTTTCTTAATATTTTATGTTTCCTCTTATTAATTTAGCAATTCAATTTGAACTCTCAAGTTCCTAGTTGATTTGTTCCTATTATAACCAAGAATTTGGTTGACGAAACTTTAAAACGGGCCCGGCCTAGTCCCTTTAAATTTGGATCCGACCCGGCTGTGCCCCGTAGTTACCATTAAAGTTGGTTATAAATAAATCGctatattaaaagaaaaattatatataaattgccacttagtattacgatttagtgatatttctcttcatttgtaagaaaTCTTAGGTTCAAGTGGCACGAAATGCGAATTTAAACCACTCTATTACTAATCTATTGTGAGACTAAGTTTACTTAATATTCCTTGGTATAGATAATAccatttattaaaaataaaataaaaaagggctGAGGGCATAAATGTACTTGAAAAATACCAACACTTTGCaaacaaaaccataaaataaagACGATCCCCATACCATACATCTGAAATCTGAACAAGAAATATGATTTACACGTGCTTCGCGCCACTACAATGCTTCCATGTTCCCCACCATCCAACCGTTCGTTTAGTTCATCCCAACGTCACCTCTCCAACCCCATCATCGTTAATCACAACTAGAAGGGGAGCATTATCCACTACTTTAATCTCCACCACATTATTCACGCTGACACCTCCTTCAAAGTCCGCCACCATACCCGAATTCTCAGAGCTTCCAAACTCCGGCGGGGTCAAGGCTCTGGACCTTCGCCTTGGTGATGGTCAAGTACCCGCCGATGGCGACCAGGTTATTTTTCTCTCCCTTATCCATAATATGTGCAGGCGTGAATGTGTGTATACTTATAAGGTTATAACACTGAGATAAGGGGATGTTGCGTATGTGGCTGTATGGCAATGACAATCTGCACATTTTGTCTTTAAATATTTCTTATTTGGGCTATAATCGTAGCAATATTTCCTTATACCACGAATTTAGTTTTAGTCAATGTAGTCTAATAATAGTTGCTCTTGTTCTCCAATTATGTTCTGTGCTGCACTTGTGGTCCTTTTCACAAGTTTTGGATTGGATACTAGGATAATCTGAAGGCCTTTAGCAGTGATTGGAACGGAATGTGCATATCCAATTATCCATCTAAATGTTTACACTTTGATTGTGAAGGTTTTTGTTCATTACTATGGAAGATTGGCAGCAAAACAAGGATGGCGATTTGATTCGACATATGATCATaaagatgaaaatggtgaacCAATTCCTTTTGTGTTCGTGATTGGGTCCGGCAAAGTAAGTCCTCGTCATGTCAATATGATATCCTTGTGTTAGTATGACTACCACCTTTGGATTATATTTATCTGTCAGATTAATCTCCACTGTGATCTTAACAATTAATAGAGTTGTTTCAGTGCTGCAGCTTATATTCATTCATGTGATTTGATATTtcatataagattaaaataaGTAGGTCTCTTGAATTTGGGAAATCCTGTAAATCAGGAAGCCCGAAGGGAAGTTTCGTTGACATATTCTATTTTGTTAGTAGTTGTTATCGGTCTACATCTATTGGATATTGTACTGTGCTTCAGTTTCTACTACAGACTTGTGCAGATAAATGTGTTGATCTTTGAAAAGCTTGTTCAGGTCATTTCAGGGATTGAAACAGCAGTTAAATCTATGAAAGTGGGTGGTGTTCGTCGGGTTGTTATACCACCATCCCAAGGGTATCAGAGCACGTCACAAGAACCTATACCACCTAATGTAATTCCTCTGCATCTTCaagattatttcttttagtctGTTCTCTTGGTAAATTTATTCTTAAACAGATGTATACACATCTTAATCGAACAAAATAGAGACTACTTACGCCACTCAGAAGACCTTTTGCTTGTTTGTTTTAATAGTCTGctatctctgtgtgtgtgtgatataCTTGACACATCATATATGTCATACATGTAACTTTGAATGAGTAGATGGATAGATAAACAACGACTTGCCTACTTTGTACTGCGATTAAAATCCAACGATTCCAACCTAATTCCGCCCTTGTTACTCAACTCTGagggtttgttttctttgtctTTCCTCAGATTTTTGACAGACAGAGACTGTTTACAACCATTTTTAATCCAACTCGTCTTGCTAATGGAGAAGGATCA
Proteins encoded in this window:
- the LOC126596182 gene encoding peptidyl-prolyl cis-trans isomerase FKBP17-1, chloroplastic — translated: MIYTCFAPLQCFHVPHHPTVRLVHPNVTSPTPSSLITTRRGALSTTLISTTLFTLTPPSKSATIPEFSELPNSGGVKALDLRLGDGQVPADGDQVFVHYYGRLAAKQGWRFDSTYDHKDENGEPIPFVFVIGSGKVISGIETAVKSMKVGGVRRVVIPPSQGYQSTSQEPIPPNIFDRQRLFTTIFNPTRLANGEGSTLGTLVFDIELVSLRHQ